Within Thermoanaerobaculia bacterium, the genomic segment GATCCCGGACCAGTCGGCGGGCTTCGCCGCCAGGACGGGCCGGCCCCCGAGCAGCGCCGTTTCGACGATGGCCGCTGCGACCGCGGCGACGATCGCGCCCCCGAGAACGCCCCTTTCGGCCGTGCCGAGCACTTCTTCGAGAGCGAATACGACGCCCGTGATCGGAGCATTGAAGATCGCCGCGATCCCGGCCGCCGTTCCCGCCGGAATCATGCCCCGGACGACCTTTTTCGGCAGCCGGAGCATCCGGGCGACTCCCGCGGAGACGCCGCTCGCGACGACGACGATCGGCCCTTCGGGGCCGAGCGGCGCACCCGAGCCGAGCGACACCGGCGTCAGGAAGAACGTCGCGGTGACGCTTCGGAAATCGAGGAGCTCGGGATCCTGGCCGTAGGCCCGCCGGACGCGGGCGAGGTTGGCGCCGCCTGCGCCGGGCGCCCACCGGCGGATGAGGAGCGCGATCGCGAACGCCGCGGCGGCGGGGGTCGCGACGACGAGAAGCGCCCGGGCGGTCCCGACGCGCCCGAGAGCCGGGACGATCAGGAGGGACTGCATCGCGCGGACGAGCGCGTGGAACACGAACGCCGCGAGACCGCAGAGCGCCCCGATCGCGACCTGCGTCGCGAGGAGAAAACGCCGGCTCCCGACGCGCATGCGCTCGAGGAGCGCCGGCTTCATTTCGTCCAGGAGAGCGACTGTTCCGTCAGGTCGGCGGCGAGGCGGCGGAGCACGCGTTCCGAGGCGGCGAGGTCCGCGGCGGGCATCGAATCGAGCATCCGGCGGACCCCGGCTTCCACCGTCCCCGCCGTCGAACGGTTGATGGCTTTCCCCTTCTCCGTGAGCGTCAGGATCATGCGGCGGCGGTCCCGGAGGTCGCCGCGACGGGCGAGGAGGCCATGGTCCACGAGGCGCGTCAGGACCCCCGTCAGCGTGCTCGGGTGCACGTGCAGGATCCCGGCGAGATCCCCCGGAGAGATGCCCGGCATCCGCCCGACGATCCGGATGACGAGCCGCTGCGGGCCGGTCACGCCGAGCGATCGCGCCATGCGCTTGGAGGCCGACTGCAATCCGTGGTCGACCGCCCAGAGGAGCCGAAGGAATTCCACGGCCGATCCGAGGGGCGCCGATTTTTCGGTGGATTTCGGCGGGGAGTCCGTTTTCCTCATGACGTCTCCAATCGTCGGAGCTCCGACGGTCGGATCCTACCGCGGGACGGGAGGTGCCGAATGATGAAAACACGCGGCGGCCCGGGAACTCCTCTGCCCTCCGCGAAATGCGATGCGTGCCGTCCCTCCCGGGCGACGACGTCGGCGGCGCGCGCTTCCTCGTCGTCGACCTGTATCGCGTCTCCGCGGAACAGGAGCCCGATCGTCGCCCGGTACTCTCGCGGATGCTTTCCCGCGCGCGCCTTCGCTTCCTCTTCCGGGGCCCGGCGACGTTTCGACGCTCGGGGAAATCCCCGCGCGAACGAAGGAAAGCGGCGCGGCGCGCTAGAATCGCGTCCGATTCCGAAAAAGGGGGAGACATGTCGGAGGAGCTCTGGGCCGACCTCGGTCCGGCCGAGGAACTGCGGACGACTCCGCTTTCGCAGCGGAAGGTGGGGCGAACCGCGATCGCGCTCAGTTACCGGGACGGCGAGTTCAGCGCGATCTCGGGGATCTGCAACCACGCGGCGGGGCCGCTCGGCGAGGGACGGCTCGACGGCGATTACGTCGTCTGCCCGTGGCACAACTACAAGTTCCATTTCCGGACGGGCGAAGGGGAGCCGGGCTACGAGGCCGACGCGGTTCCCCGGTACGACGTCAAGGTCGAAAACGGCCGCGTGTTCGTGAACCTGAACGCCGCGACGAAGCGGCACAAACTCGCCCACCCGCCCCATCCGCTCGAGCGCCCGATCGCCCGGGCCGACGGGCCGACCCGCGTCCTCGGCATCTCGGCGACCGGCATGGACCCGAAGAATCCCCGGTACTCGACCTCGGACGCGCTCCTCGGGACCGCCCTGGAGCACGCGCGCTCCGCCCTGGGAGCCGAGACGCGGCGGATCGCCCTGGCCGAGCTCTCGTTCCGGAACTGCGAGGGCTACTACTCCAAGAGCGCGCATGCCTGCACGTGGCCGTGCTCGATCACCCAGATGGATCCCGACGACCGGATGGACCTCGTCTACGAAGGGATCGTGTTCTGGGCGGACGTCGTGCTCGTCGCGACGCCGATCCGCTGGGGCGCTCCGAGCGCGCTCTACTTCAAGATGGTCGAGCGGATGAACTGCGTGCAGAACCAGATCACCCTGCGCGACCGGGTGATGATCCGCAACAAGGTCGCCTCCTTCATCATCACCGGGGGACAGGACAACATCCAGGCGGTGGCGGGCCAGATGCTCGGATTCTTCGCGGAGATCGGATGCCTGTTTCCGCAGTTTCCCTACATCGCGCATTCGCGCGGATGGTCGGCCGAGGACATGGAGAACAACATCGCCTACGTCCGGAAGAGCCAGGCCCTGCGGGAGGGGGCGCAGGCGCTCGTCGGGCGCGCGGTCGAATTCTCGCGGCTGATCGGCGCGTCCTGCGCGGCTCCCGAGCGCGTGATGCGCGCCGGCCGCAAGGCGGACGGCCTCGACCGCTCCTCGATGGACGCGGGGGAGATCGAAGCGATGAAGGAGACGCCGTGAGCGGATGGGAAAGGCTCGGCCGCGTGCCGCCGCGCGACCTCGTCGATGCGCGGCGCGCCCTGCACCACGCCGCGCAGATCGTCTCGGCCGCCGGGATCACGCATCTCCCCGCGGAAACGGACGACAGCCATACGAACATGGAGTGGGTCCCGGCGCTGCGGGCGCTCGCGGGACGCCCGGCCGGTCGGGAGCGGGCGTTCCGGCTCGCCGTGCGGCCCGAAGGCCTCGAGCTCCTGCTCCTCGATCCGGATTGCCGTCTCCGGGAAAACCGAGCGCTCTTCGGAGCGACGGTCGCGGAGGCCTACGACTGGGCGGCAGCGGTGATCGGGCGGGTGACGGGCGGTTCGCCCCGGCCCCTCGAGCGCCCGTCCTGGATGATTCCGGCGCTCGGCCGCGAGCGCTTTTCGGATTCCGACGGCCCGGCTCTCGGCGAGCTCGCGCGCTGGTACGGAAACGCGGCGCACGTCCTGGCCGGGATCGCGGCCGCCTTCGACGGCGCCAGCGCGGTGCGCTGCTGGCCCCATCACTTCGACCTGGCGACGCTGCTCCCCGGAGGATCTCCCGGCCGGACCGTCGGCGTCGGCCTTTCGCCGGGGGACGACTCCTGTCGCGAGCCCTACTGGTACGTCTCGCCGTATCCGTACCCGGGCGACCCCGTCGTGCCCACGTTGCCGAACGGCGGGCGCTGGCATCGCGACGGTTTCTTCGCGGCGGTCCTCGCCGGCGGCGACCTGCTGTCGGGAGGCTCGGAGGCCACGCAGGAGTTCCGCACGCGGGAATTCCTCGAAGCGGCGGTCGCCGACTGCATTCGCCTCCTGCGC encodes:
- a CDS encoding chloride channel protein → MKPALLERMRVGSRRFLLATQVAIGALCGLAAFVFHALVRAMQSLLIVPALGRVGTARALLVVATPAAAAFAIALLIRRWAPGAGGANLARVRRAYGQDPELLDFRSVTATFFLTPVSLGSGAPLGPEGPIVVVASGVSAGVARMLRLPKKVVRGMIPAGTAAGIAAIFNAPITGVVFALEEVLGTAERGVLGGAIVAAVAAAIVETALLGGRPVLAAKPADWSGIRALVGFALLGILAGAAAGFTMRAIERLRHGTRRAIPNAALRAGAGGALIGLLGLVSPRILSVGYGTVSFWLRGGGAAAPAALAFGAKTAGFVIALSCGVIGGTFAPSLFMGAALGAALSHALQHVFPGAGIDSGAYALAGMGAFFAGVLRCPIAAVLIVIEVTGDYGLVLPLMLSVALAMTVSRLVSPRNMVEQQMHEEGFVESESAPDPLSNAR
- a CDS encoding MarR family transcriptional regulator, translating into MEFLRLLWAVDHGLQSASKRMARSLGVTGPQRLVIRIVGRMPGISPGDLAGILHVHPSTLTGVLTRLVDHGLLARRGDLRDRRRMILTLTEKGKAINRSTAGTVEAGVRRMLDSMPAADLAASERVLRRLAADLTEQSLSWTK
- a CDS encoding Rieske 2Fe-2S domain-containing protein encodes the protein MPSLPGDDVGGARFLVVDLYRVSAEQEPDRRPVLSRMLSRARLRFLFRGPATFRRSGKSPRERRKAARRARIASDSEKGGDMSEELWADLGPAEELRTTPLSQRKVGRTAIALSYRDGEFSAISGICNHAAGPLGEGRLDGDYVVCPWHNYKFHFRTGEGEPGYEADAVPRYDVKVENGRVFVNLNAATKRHKLAHPPHPLERPIARADGPTRVLGISATGMDPKNPRYSTSDALLGTALEHARSALGAETRRIALAELSFRNCEGYYSKSAHACTWPCSITQMDPDDRMDLVYEGIVFWADVVLVATPIRWGAPSALYFKMVERMNCVQNQITLRDRVMIRNKVASFIITGGQDNIQAVAGQMLGFFAEIGCLFPQFPYIAHSRGWSAEDMENNIAYVRKSQALREGAQALVGRAVEFSRLIGASCAAPERVMRAGRKADGLDRSSMDAGEIEAMKETP